One region of Bosea vaviloviae genomic DNA includes:
- a CDS encoding ATP-binding cassette domain-containing protein translates to MKSPSADLTIQGASVSVSNLTMRYGSMVALDNVTLDVAEGEFLALLGPSGSGKSTILMNIAGFNIPSAGEIRIGSEVVTNKPPHKRGIGMVFQRYALFPHLTVAENIAYPLRRRGWKQKLIADEVERVLELVDLGAYGARYPAQLSGGQQQRIAVARAIVFKPSVLLMDEPLGALDRKLRQQLQLEIKRLHRTIGCTIIFVTHDQEEALSMADRVAVMRGGRIEQIGDPTSLYERPATDFVADFIGETNFIDVAAKEIANGSAIVAFPGFEQDQSVPTAKSTIAGGKSRLGVRPEHFLVSTTRQGLKANLLEKAYAGETTTLLVGTELGELKVRLPSNELCSGIEHGSEIHLIPDMKKSRYFVA, encoded by the coding sequence GTGAAGTCTCCATCGGCCGATTTGACCATTCAAGGCGCTTCGGTGTCTGTATCGAATCTCACCATGCGCTATGGCTCCATGGTGGCGCTCGATAACGTGACGCTCGATGTCGCCGAAGGCGAGTTCCTTGCGTTGTTGGGGCCGAGTGGATCGGGAAAGTCCACGATTCTCATGAACATCGCGGGCTTCAATATTCCCTCCGCAGGTGAAATTCGTATCGGCTCGGAGGTGGTGACCAACAAGCCGCCGCACAAGCGCGGAATTGGAATGGTTTTTCAGCGCTATGCGCTATTTCCACACCTCACCGTGGCGGAGAACATTGCCTATCCGCTGCGGCGTCGTGGGTGGAAGCAAAAGCTCATCGCCGATGAGGTAGAGAGGGTTCTGGAACTCGTAGACCTCGGCGCTTATGGAGCACGGTATCCCGCTCAACTTTCCGGCGGCCAGCAGCAGCGCATTGCGGTGGCACGCGCGATCGTGTTCAAGCCATCGGTTTTGCTAATGGATGAACCGCTCGGCGCGCTGGACAGGAAGCTCAGACAGCAGCTTCAGCTCGAAATTAAGCGACTTCACCGAACCATCGGCTGCACGATCATCTTTGTCACTCATGATCAAGAAGAAGCGCTCTCGATGGCTGACCGCGTCGCGGTCATGCGGGGAGGCAGGATCGAGCAGATCGGTGACCCAACATCCCTGTATGAGCGGCCGGCCACCGATTTTGTGGCCGACTTCATCGGGGAGACCAATTTCATCGATGTCGCCGCCAAGGAGATTGCAAATGGAAGCGCGATCGTGGCATTTCCCGGTTTTGAGCAAGATCAATCCGTTCCCACTGCGAAATCAACGATCGCCGGGGGAAAAAGTAGACTGGGCGTTCGCCCGGAGCATTTTTTAGTTTCGACCACCAGGCAGGGGCTCAAGGCCAATTTGCTGGAGAAGGCGTATGCAGGCGAGACAACGACGTTACTTGTCGGGACAGAACTCGGTGAATTGAAAGTACGTTTGCCGAGCAACGAGTTGTGTTCTGGGATAGAACACGGATCGGAGATACATTTGATACCTGACATGAAGAAGTCGCGTTATTTCGTAGCCTAG
- a CDS encoding M24 family metallopeptidase, protein MQRIDLEFSKEEFAQRLSAVRGIMADLDLQVLVLDELESMQWVSGFGISQTMWRCAVVPREGEPFLIVRSLDLVPAIERSPFSGIVGFKDWDDPVSVLADELRKRGLDKTDIGVEFDSSSMSVRRLADLKRELPDAQFKDIGIRIWELRAVKSPAEIEYLRRAAQICDEAVLRGVAAIKVGGRQRDVVKAAAITYLEMGADPGRVGPITTGIGWGALHGNEHTHPIEKGSIVHIELTPRVCCYSSRIMRSVVVGEPSKEQLDVMDQLIKIQDRQFAAMVPGAVAGDIDALAREPILAAGLRPSYDNITGYTLGCYPSSTQKGSEFVHKFTPAETWKLKEGMVLHMYLSAEGLAISEAVVVRSDGVERLTQCDRKLFSVAV, encoded by the coding sequence ATGCAACGCATCGATCTCGAATTTTCCAAGGAAGAGTTCGCGCAGCGTTTGTCTGCTGTGCGCGGAATTATGGCCGACTTGGATCTCCAGGTTCTCGTCCTGGACGAATTGGAATCCATGCAATGGGTGTCCGGTTTCGGCATTTCACAGACGATGTGGCGGTGCGCCGTCGTCCCGAGGGAAGGTGAGCCCTTCCTCATCGTGCGGAGTCTGGATCTCGTGCCGGCGATCGAACGGTCGCCTTTCTCCGGGATCGTTGGCTTCAAGGATTGGGATGATCCCGTCTCGGTACTTGCTGACGAACTCCGCAAGCGCGGACTCGACAAGACGGATATCGGCGTTGAATTCGACTCTTCGTCGATGTCTGTTCGGCGGCTCGCGGATCTGAAGCGCGAGCTCCCTGACGCTCAATTCAAGGACATCGGCATTCGCATTTGGGAGCTGAGGGCGGTTAAGTCGCCGGCGGAGATCGAGTATCTTCGTCGCGCAGCGCAAATCTGCGATGAGGCGGTGCTACGAGGCGTTGCAGCCATCAAGGTTGGAGGACGTCAGCGCGATGTCGTGAAGGCTGCCGCGATCACGTATCTCGAGATGGGCGCGGACCCGGGCCGCGTGGGACCGATTACGACTGGGATCGGTTGGGGCGCGCTACACGGGAATGAGCATACTCATCCCATCGAGAAAGGAAGCATCGTCCATATCGAGCTGACCCCCAGGGTCTGCTGCTATAGCTCTCGGATCATGCGATCGGTCGTCGTAGGCGAGCCGAGCAAGGAACAACTCGATGTCATGGATCAGTTGATAAAGATCCAGGATCGCCAGTTTGCGGCAATGGTACCCGGAGCTGTGGCCGGGGATATCGATGCTTTGGCTCGCGAGCCGATCCTCGCCGCCGGCCTTCGTCCGAGTTACGACAACATCACCGGGTACACTCTGGGCTGCTATCCGTCTTCCACTCAGAAGGGCAGCGAGTTCGTTCATAAATTCACGCCGGCTGAGACGTGGAAGCTCAAGGAGGGGATGGTCCTCCACATGTACCTGTCAGCCGAAGGCTTGGCCATTAGCGAGGCTGTAGTGGTCCGATCGGACGGGGTCGAACGCCTGACCCAATGTGACAGAAAGCTATTTAGCGTCGCTGTGTAA
- a CDS encoding ABC transporter permease subunit, giving the protein MLQAARKSGLAFTMAAGWRNVCAVAFSPKQHWRVVLVTKSNKAAYVAPLILLGPVLLFVAAFYLVPLVQLFGGSFRVGDEWTLDGYRQTLSQAAFVRIFFRTLTLSIIVTIICLLIGYPLAYQLSKVKGRAAAILLLLVSLPYMTSVLIRTYAWVIILAPNGVVNKTLLGAGLIQDPLDLVFNTFGVYVGMVQIQLPLMVFPLYAAMMRVDRSLIDAAANLGSNPVSAFLHAFAPLTAPGIVSGCTLVFLSCLGFYVTPALLGGAGDYMLAQGITVRVTALADFVGATTQSVILLSIVIAMLIIFRSTLAPDTGEDRSTKKLAAKNGTGLTRYPDALESLRCRIHPFARSLSEALAVIRTPLLWATTVLAFVFLLVPLLVIFPLAFSSASYLTFPPPGYSLRWFNTFISNDIWLRAAWFSIQTCLLASLFAVALSVPAAYAIVRQRAPARIAIYILLISPIVLPHVVLALGLYFFLGKIGLLGTKAGFVIAYTVVGIPYALIAIVGGLRQLDASLERAAQSLGATPITAFRTVTLPLLLPSLLSAIFFSFIMAFDDVILGLFLGGPSSVPLSVRMWEDIKQEISPQVSVVAVIFFAALAAAYLVHQLLSLRTPAVGNTLKDD; this is encoded by the coding sequence GTGCTGCAGGCGGCTCGTAAGTCCGGCCTGGCCTTCACCATGGCTGCGGGATGGCGCAACGTGTGCGCCGTAGCTTTTTCTCCAAAGCAACATTGGCGGGTTGTACTGGTGACAAAATCGAACAAAGCGGCTTACGTAGCTCCCCTTATATTGCTGGGGCCAGTGTTGCTATTTGTTGCCGCGTTCTATCTCGTTCCCCTCGTCCAACTTTTTGGTGGAAGCTTTAGGGTCGGGGACGAATGGACCTTGGACGGCTACCGGCAAACCCTATCTCAGGCGGCGTTTGTACGAATCTTCTTCAGGACACTGACTCTTTCGATCATCGTCACGATCATTTGTTTATTGATCGGGTACCCGCTTGCGTACCAACTTTCGAAAGTGAAAGGCAGGGCGGCTGCCATTCTACTTCTGCTTGTTTCGTTGCCGTACATGACAAGCGTCCTGATCAGGACCTATGCATGGGTCATCATTTTGGCGCCCAATGGCGTGGTGAACAAGACTCTTCTGGGTGCGGGTCTGATCCAGGATCCGCTTGATCTGGTGTTCAATACGTTCGGCGTTTATGTCGGCATGGTCCAGATCCAGTTGCCGCTCATGGTCTTTCCGCTTTACGCGGCCATGATGCGTGTCGATCGGTCTTTGATCGACGCGGCCGCCAATCTCGGCAGCAATCCGGTGAGCGCGTTCCTTCACGCGTTCGCGCCTCTGACCGCCCCCGGCATCGTTAGCGGCTGCACACTCGTCTTTCTGTCCTGCCTCGGCTTCTACGTTACGCCGGCTCTCCTCGGCGGGGCAGGGGACTACATGCTCGCGCAAGGCATTACTGTCCGTGTGACGGCGCTCGCTGACTTTGTTGGTGCGACCACGCAATCAGTGATTTTGTTGAGCATTGTGATTGCGATGCTGATTATCTTCCGCTCGACGCTGGCCCCGGATACGGGAGAGGACAGGAGTACGAAAAAGCTGGCCGCGAAGAACGGGACGGGCCTCACCCGTTATCCGGATGCGCTTGAAAGCTTACGTTGCCGAATTCATCCGTTCGCCCGTTCGCTGTCGGAGGCGCTCGCCGTCATTCGGACCCCCCTGTTGTGGGCTACGACGGTCCTGGCATTCGTCTTTCTCCTTGTGCCACTGCTGGTCATCTTCCCCCTCGCATTCAGCTCGGCGTCCTACCTGACGTTCCCGCCTCCCGGCTATTCCCTGCGTTGGTTCAATACCTTCATTTCCAACGACATATGGCTTCGGGCGGCCTGGTTTAGTATCCAAACGTGCCTGCTGGCCTCTCTTTTCGCGGTCGCTTTGAGCGTTCCGGCAGCGTACGCGATCGTCCGTCAGCGCGCGCCAGCTCGTATCGCGATTTACATATTGCTGATCTCGCCGATCGTTCTGCCACACGTCGTGCTTGCGTTGGGTCTGTATTTCTTCCTTGGAAAGATCGGGCTTCTCGGGACCAAAGCGGGTTTCGTGATTGCGTACACCGTCGTCGGGATCCCTTATGCGCTGATCGCGATCGTCGGTGGCTTACGCCAGCTCGATGCCTCGCTTGAACGTGCGGCCCAAAGCCTCGGTGCGACTCCGATAACGGCCTTCAGGACGGTCACGCTTCCATTGCTCCTCCCGTCGTTGCTCAGTGCGATATTCTTCTCATTCATCATGGCATTCGACGATGTCATCTTGGGCTTGTTTCTAGGCGGTCCGAGCAGCGTACCGTTGTCTGTCCGGATGTGGGAAGACATCAAGCAAGAAATCAGCCCCCAAGTTTCTGTTGTCGCAGTGATTTTCTTTGCTGCACTGGCAGCCGCTTATCTGGTCCATCAACTCCTATCACTGCGAACGCCAGCCGTTGGCAATACTTTGAAGGACGACTGA
- a CDS encoding ABC transporter substrate-binding protein, with protein sequence MSRQINRRRILQGAGAISLAVTGLVKPAIAKAIRGTGELVVFDGGGVWGEAQRKAYFEPFERETGIKVIRNPRVETGAVRASILAGAPRYDVAVAAGGVTPGFERDGLLLPIDYQYFEKEDLEAFTPIATSKYTCPHIVYSLISVYSKAAFPNEAPKTWADVWDVKRFPGKRTLAGGTWGPTAAAYEIALLADGVDPAKLYPIDWDRAFKSLERIKPSILKWWTSGAETSQLLIDKQAVIGSAWNGRVFGAIEEGANLGVSWDQGIIQYDNWYVLKGAKNAENAMKFLGFSARADRQAEFAKHILYSPPNANAFKLIDPARAALLPTNEKVRGLQIVQNYDFWSQQTKGQDNERYAVSQWEAWISGVR encoded by the coding sequence ATGTCTCGACAAATCAATCGGCGTAGAATTCTTCAGGGTGCCGGAGCAATCTCTTTGGCGGTTACCGGGCTCGTCAAGCCGGCGATAGCCAAGGCCATCCGCGGAACGGGCGAGCTGGTCGTATTCGATGGTGGTGGCGTCTGGGGCGAGGCTCAGCGCAAGGCCTATTTCGAGCCTTTCGAGCGAGAGACCGGCATTAAAGTCATCCGCAATCCGCGTGTGGAGACCGGCGCCGTTCGGGCTAGCATCCTGGCCGGTGCGCCCCGCTATGACGTGGCCGTCGCCGCAGGTGGCGTCACGCCGGGTTTCGAGCGCGACGGACTCCTCCTGCCCATCGACTACCAGTATTTCGAGAAAGAGGACCTTGAGGCGTTCACGCCCATCGCGACATCGAAATACACGTGCCCCCACATCGTCTACTCCCTCATTAGCGTGTACAGCAAAGCGGCGTTCCCCAACGAAGCGCCCAAGACTTGGGCCGATGTCTGGGACGTGAAGCGCTTTCCTGGCAAGCGCACGCTCGCTGGTGGCACTTGGGGTCCCACCGCTGCGGCGTATGAGATCGCCCTGCTGGCGGACGGCGTAGATCCGGCAAAGCTCTACCCGATCGATTGGGATAGGGCCTTCAAGAGTCTCGAGCGGATTAAGCCAAGCATCCTGAAGTGGTGGACTAGCGGGGCGGAGACCTCACAGCTGCTTATCGATAAGCAGGCCGTGATCGGTAGCGCCTGGAATGGACGTGTTTTCGGTGCGATCGAGGAAGGCGCAAACCTCGGTGTCAGCTGGGATCAGGGCATTATCCAGTACGACAACTGGTACGTGCTGAAGGGCGCTAAGAATGCCGAGAACGCGATGAAGTTCCTTGGCTTTAGCGCTCGGGCTGATCGCCAAGCGGAGTTTGCCAAGCACATTCTGTACTCCCCGCCGAATGCCAACGCGTTCAAGCTGATTGATCCAGCTCGCGCGGCCCTGCTCCCGACCAACGAGAAAGTGCGCGGTCTTCAGATCGTGCAAAACTACGACTTCTGGTCTCAACAGACGAAGGGCCAGGACAACGAGCGATACGCGGTCTCCCAGTGGGAAGCCTGGATCTCTGGCGTTCGGTGA
- a CDS encoding flavin reductase family protein has product MIYTDESANISLAHDPLKAIVAPRPIGWITAQSAGGAINLSPYSFFNAVATRPHLVSFCSEGKKDAVTFIEETREFTCSFVSKRLADAMNETSADLPRGQSEYAYSKLGMEASRYVRPPRVSGTPAALECKLISVLQMRDIEGTLIPTFMVIGQVVGIYIDAAYLRDGRFDTAAANPVARCGYADYAEVNEMFCILPPSWRDRST; this is encoded by the coding sequence ATGATCTACACAGATGAGAGCGCCAACATCTCACTGGCACACGACCCCCTCAAGGCCATCGTCGCGCCGCGCCCGATTGGGTGGATCACAGCTCAGAGCGCGGGCGGCGCCATCAATCTCTCGCCCTACAGCTTCTTCAATGCGGTCGCCACTCGACCACATCTCGTTTCCTTCTGCTCCGAAGGAAAGAAAGATGCCGTGACGTTCATCGAGGAGACGCGTGAATTCACCTGCTCCTTCGTCTCCAAGCGGCTGGCCGATGCAATGAATGAAACGTCCGCCGACCTCCCGCGCGGACAAAGCGAGTATGCGTATTCCAAACTCGGGATGGAGGCTTCTCGATATGTGCGCCCTCCCCGAGTGTCGGGCACTCCCGCCGCTCTCGAATGCAAATTGATTTCAGTCCTTCAAATGCGAGACATCGAAGGAACTCTCATTCCGACCTTCATGGTCATCGGCCAGGTGGTCGGCATCTATATCGACGCCGCTTACCTAAGGGATGGCCGGTTCGATACCGCCGCGGCCAATCCGGTCGCCCGCTGTGGTTACGCGGACTATGCCGAGGTCAACGAAATGTTCTGCATTCTCCCGCCCAGTTGGCGCGATAGGTCAACCTGA
- a CDS encoding M20 family metallopeptidase — protein MPSFSLATADREQVVAAALRYVRDGSFFAEMKPRIAIASESPRLDSLEDNLRYLNGEIRPLLEAMGFRCEQLDNPAEARLPALFAERIEDPALPTILIYGHGDVLWGMSGDWKEGRDPWTLVEAEGRLYGRGIADNKGQHSINLAALRLVLERRGYLGFNVKVLIEMAEETGSLGLADIARTHRARLKADCLIASDGPRLGANSPTLFLGARGTVGFNLHCDLREGAYHSGNWGGLLANPGIRLTHALATLTDEKGRIALPEWRPERIPENVRAALKKLKFEKGADDPEIDDNWGEPGLVGPEQVYGWCNFEILALTSGRPEAPIGAVPPSARATCQLRFVVGVDPHNVVPALRAYLDARGFTDIRIEGLREDFYLATRTDLENPWAKFALGSMEQTIGRDVALQPNFGGSLPNDVFAEIIGMPTLWIPHSYPACSQHAPDEHMPVTIAEEGMQIMAGLFWDLGSPGSLNGIAKT, from the coding sequence ATGCCCAGCTTTTCGCTCGCGACGGCCGATCGTGAACAAGTTGTGGCCGCGGCCCTTCGCTACGTCCGCGATGGCAGCTTTTTTGCGGAGATGAAGCCGCGGATTGCCATTGCCAGTGAGAGCCCCCGTTTGGACTCCCTCGAAGACAATTTGCGCTACCTCAATGGTGAGATACGACCTCTATTGGAAGCCATGGGCTTCCGCTGCGAGCAACTGGACAATCCGGCCGAGGCTCGGCTTCCTGCTCTCTTTGCTGAACGCATCGAAGATCCCGCGCTACCTACCATCCTGATCTACGGCCATGGCGATGTACTTTGGGGTATGTCCGGTGACTGGAAGGAGGGGCGCGATCCTTGGACGCTCGTCGAAGCTGAAGGCCGCCTCTATGGTCGAGGCATAGCCGATAACAAGGGGCAGCATTCGATCAACCTGGCTGCTTTGAGACTGGTCTTGGAAAGGCGCGGCTACCTCGGCTTCAATGTCAAAGTCCTGATCGAAATGGCGGAGGAGACCGGCTCTCTGGGCTTGGCCGATATCGCGCGGACTCACCGTGCGCGCTTGAAGGCGGATTGCTTGATCGCGTCCGACGGGCCGCGACTGGGAGCGAACTCGCCGACTCTGTTCTTAGGGGCGCGTGGTACTGTCGGCTTCAATCTGCACTGCGACCTACGCGAAGGCGCCTATCATTCCGGCAACTGGGGCGGCCTGCTGGCCAATCCGGGTATCCGGCTGACACATGCACTGGCTACGCTCACCGACGAGAAAGGCCGCATTGCGTTGCCAGAATGGCGTCCAGAGCGAATCCCCGAAAACGTCCGCGCCGCGCTTAAGAAGCTGAAGTTTGAAAAGGGCGCTGACGATCCTGAGATCGACGACAATTGGGGAGAGCCTGGCCTGGTTGGTCCGGAGCAAGTCTATGGCTGGTGCAACTTCGAGATCCTGGCGCTCACGTCCGGACGCCCTGAAGCCCCAATTGGGGCAGTTCCTCCCTCTGCCAGAGCAACATGCCAGTTGCGGTTCGTAGTCGGAGTCGATCCGCACAATGTGGTCCCCGCTTTGAGAGCTTACCTTGACGCGAGGGGCTTCACGGACATTCGTATCGAGGGACTTCGCGAGGACTTCTACCTAGCGACGCGCACGGATCTCGAGAATCCCTGGGCCAAGTTTGCCTTGGGGTCGATGGAGCAAACGATTGGCCGTGATGTAGCTCTTCAGCCGAACTTCGGCGGATCACTCCCAAACGATGTCTTTGCTGAGATTATCGGCATGCCGACGCTCTGGATTCCGCATTCCTACCCTGCCTGCTCCCAACACGCGCCGGACGAGCACATGCCAGTGACGATCGCCGAAGAGGGCATGCAGATCATGGCCGGGCTGTTCTGGGACCTCGGGTCCCCCGGGTCGCTCAACGGCATCGCCAAAACCTGA
- a CDS encoding diaminopropionate ammonia-lyase, producing the protein MLIVNRNPDHGKPLDPVDAEMLGPSAALEVERFLQKREGHKATPLVSLPQLAGALRVSSIHIKDEGHRLGLGSFKALGGAYAVIRLIVEEASKQLGREIDIADFNSPDVRNVAAQFTVACATDGNHGRSVAQGAQLIGARCVIFVHSGVSDERVAAIARYGAQMVRVAGNYDDSVAEAARVAEKNAWVIVSDTSWPGYERIPGLVMQGYTALLSEALKEIPQVPTHVFVQAGVGGVAAAAAAYFSEVLGDKRPYFVVVDPSKAACLFESARAGRPVKVDHGEPTIMAMLECYEPSLVAWRILSRIADAFMTVEDSEAVDTMKRLAYPISGDPAIVAGESGGVGLAALSQVARLPELRKQIGLNEQSRVFLINTEGATDPVLYEEIVGRSSDEVLAANAKMAA; encoded by the coding sequence ATGCTGATCGTCAATCGCAACCCCGATCACGGCAAGCCTCTCGATCCGGTCGATGCGGAAATGCTGGGGCCGTCGGCGGCGTTAGAGGTTGAGCGCTTTCTCCAGAAGCGTGAGGGACACAAGGCGACGCCGCTGGTTTCATTGCCGCAGTTGGCCGGTGCGCTTCGCGTTTCGTCGATCCACATCAAGGATGAGGGTCACCGGCTTGGCCTTGGTAGCTTCAAGGCCCTAGGCGGCGCCTACGCTGTCATTCGTCTGATCGTGGAGGAGGCATCAAAGCAATTGGGCCGCGAAATCGACATCGCCGATTTCAATTCGCCGGACGTCCGCAATGTGGCGGCTCAGTTCACCGTGGCTTGTGCGACCGACGGAAACCACGGTCGCTCAGTCGCTCAGGGCGCGCAGTTGATAGGTGCTCGCTGCGTGATCTTCGTCCACTCCGGCGTGAGCGATGAACGCGTCGCCGCTATCGCTCGCTACGGCGCTCAAATGGTCCGCGTCGCCGGCAACTACGACGACTCTGTCGCAGAGGCTGCCCGCGTCGCCGAGAAGAATGCCTGGGTTATTGTATCGGACACCTCCTGGCCCGGTTACGAACGCATTCCAGGTTTGGTTATGCAGGGCTACACCGCGCTTCTGAGCGAGGCTCTGAAGGAAATTCCTCAGGTGCCCACGCACGTCTTCGTTCAGGCAGGCGTAGGGGGCGTTGCCGCAGCCGCGGCCGCCTATTTCTCGGAGGTACTGGGTGACAAGCGCCCGTACTTCGTCGTCGTCGACCCGTCTAAGGCCGCCTGTCTGTTCGAGAGCGCCCGCGCTGGTCGTCCGGTCAAGGTCGACCACGGTGAGCCGACCATCATGGCGATGCTCGAATGCTATGAGCCATCGCTCGTGGCCTGGCGTATCCTTTCGCGCATCGCTGACGCCTTCATGACGGTCGAAGACAGCGAAGCTGTCGATACCATGAAGCGGTTAGCTTACCCGATCAGCGGCGACCCAGCGATAGTCGCCGGCGAAAGCGGCGGCGTTGGCTTGGCTGCCTTGAGCCAGGTTGCTCGTCTCCCGGAACTTCGGAAGCAGATCGGACTGAACGAACAGTCGAGGGTTTTCCTGATCAACACCGAAGGAGCTACGGACCCCGTGCTCTATGAGGAGATCGTCGGCCGCTCCTCCGATGAAGTATTGGCTGCGAACGCGAAGATGGCGGCATGA
- a CDS encoding relaxase/mobilization nuclease domain-containing protein codes for MSQVDVIDRWTETFRGARETIARGQAQRRQPAPISVQASERGQDFGRTPPSTMMGAHAILQGITITGGRDAERERRLDTVKAKGGGGALPARQAPPARIEGGALDRARRLATGYQPAVVKVISFAHGAARATATGQYVQRDDVALETHDGRILADREAVADEINQWSRAFETRKESQDVVAIRLKLHGVRDAPAGRETYERAIASGFAGHRHAFRLEPTSDGEFEARLVVAMAGAAKERFRVRDEQIGSEQDGFSQKRLDARSEAAIKARIEAAIGHPQHAMSVEPGTSRHGRDGVAYQLRQHIAKHGELTDDRGQSITDAVSAREAARDWGPSLRSQSPRDTMHLMISAKAGTDVGALANAVREFLHDRFADHKFMFGVHTDKEAEGHIHAHAVITVKSEAGQKIHPSKDDFRTWRAVYAEHARAQGLKIVATSAMERASSQSYGARDKAIVHVAERPRPAREALDRTYAGDPINQELIEKARQRIATARENPIKLPLSNADRHAVSEGLRGWSAIAQEGASGALALEMVQRLTMAQTLGGIIHTLEKRMQHWLGKEDKPVAITSEQMAKDLRAMNDAVSRTTDLLEGATKDQFRETAARYLETLAMRVDFQRMQERGVHELSRGDIERMAGVSADRLIERVEAVRLKENHEAADAQRLSDRAIEVERRQEGRGGMDPQSQRELPSERAIVNAAQQSATREAREAAAALEAARMLAESPGQPLPNALLQTDALAKLKAEQEKVVGQAETERAKSQSVKGQRQK; via the coding sequence ATGAGCCAGGTCGACGTAATCGATCGCTGGACGGAAACGTTTCGTGGTGCTCGCGAGACGATTGCCCGTGGCCAAGCACAGCGCCGCCAGCCGGCTCCGATATCGGTGCAAGCGAGTGAGCGCGGCCAGGATTTTGGCCGGACGCCGCCGTCAACGATGATGGGCGCACATGCCATCTTGCAGGGCATTACAATCACCGGAGGGCGCGACGCCGAGCGCGAACGCCGTCTCGATACCGTCAAGGCAAAGGGCGGCGGCGGTGCGTTGCCGGCGCGCCAGGCGCCGCCGGCCCGGATTGAGGGCGGTGCGCTTGACCGGGCGCGTCGCCTGGCGACCGGTTATCAGCCGGCTGTGGTCAAGGTCATCTCCTTTGCCCATGGGGCCGCGCGCGCGACCGCAACCGGGCAATATGTCCAGCGCGATGACGTCGCGCTCGAAACGCATGATGGGCGCATTCTGGCGGATCGCGAGGCGGTCGCCGATGAAATCAATCAGTGGTCCAGGGCGTTCGAGACCCGGAAGGAGAGCCAGGATGTCGTCGCGATCAGGCTGAAGCTGCATGGCGTGCGCGATGCGCCGGCCGGACGAGAGACCTATGAGCGCGCGATCGCCTCAGGCTTCGCCGGCCACCGGCACGCTTTCCGGCTCGAGCCGACATCCGACGGGGAATTTGAGGCGCGGCTGGTGGTTGCGATGGCGGGTGCTGCAAAAGAGCGTTTCAGGGTCCGCGACGAGCAAATCGGCAGCGAGCAGGATGGCTTCAGCCAGAAGCGCCTCGATGCCCGATCGGAAGCGGCCATCAAGGCTCGGATCGAAGCGGCGATCGGCCATCCTCAGCATGCGATGAGCGTGGAACCGGGAACCTCGCGTCATGGACGCGACGGCGTCGCCTATCAGCTCAGGCAGCATATCGCGAAACATGGCGAGCTCACGGATGACCGTGGACAGTCCATCACTGACGCGGTCAGCGCCCGCGAGGCGGCGCGGGATTGGGGGCCGTCGCTGCGATCGCAGTCGCCGCGGGACACGATGCATTTGATGATCTCGGCCAAGGCCGGCACCGATGTCGGTGCTCTGGCCAATGCGGTCCGCGAGTTCCTGCATGACCGCTTCGCCGACCACAAGTTCATGTTTGGTGTCCACACCGACAAGGAGGCCGAGGGGCATATTCACGCCCACGCCGTCATCACCGTGAAAAGCGAGGCGGGCCAGAAGATCCATCCGAGCAAGGATGATTTTCGGACCTGGCGCGCGGTCTATGCCGAACATGCGCGCGCCCAGGGTCTCAAGATTGTTGCGACCTCGGCGATGGAGCGGGCGTCGTCACAGAGCTATGGCGCCAGGGACAAGGCAATTGTCCATGTGGCCGAACGCCCGCGCCCGGCGCGAGAGGCCCTTGATCGCACCTATGCGGGTGATCCCATCAATCAAGAGCTGATCGAAAAAGCGCGTCAGCGTATTGCGACGGCCCGCGAGAACCCGATCAAGCTGCCGCTGAGCAACGCCGACCGCCACGCCGTCAGCGAGGGCTTGAGGGGCTGGTCGGCGATTGCGCAAGAGGGGGCATCGGGCGCGCTCGCGTTGGAAATGGTCCAGCGGTTGACGATGGCGCAGACGTTGGGCGGCATCATTCACACCCTTGAGAAACGCATGCAGCATTGGTTGGGTAAGGAGGACAAGCCGGTGGCGATCACATCAGAGCAGATGGCGAAGGATCTTCGCGCCATGAACGATGCAGTCTCGCGCACGACCGACCTTCTGGAAGGCGCGACCAAGGACCAATTCCGCGAGACAGCGGCGCGCTATCTCGAAACCCTGGCGATGCGGGTGGATTTTCAGCGGATGCAGGAACGAGGGGTTCATGAGCTGTCACGCGGAGATATCGAGCGAATGGCCGGCGTCTCTGCAGACCGGCTGATCGAGCGCGTCGAAGCTGTGAGATTAAAAGAGAATCATGAAGCTGCGGACGCCCAGCGGCTATCGGATCGCGCGATCGAGGTCGAACGCCGGCAGGAGGGCCGGGGCGGAATGGATCCGCAATCGCAGCGCGAGTTGCCATCAGAGCGCGCCATTGTCAACGCTGCGCAGCAATCTGCCACGCGTGAGGCGCGTGAAGCTGCCGCGGCGTTAGAAGCGGCTCGGATGCTTGCGGAATCGCCTGGTCAGCCTTTGCCGAACGCGCTCCTGCAGACTGATGCGCTGGCCAAGTTGAAGGCTGAGCAGGAGAAGGTCGTTGGTCAGGCCGAAACCGAGCGTGCAAAATCTCAATCGGTCAAGGGACAGCGACAGAAATGA